The DNA segment CCGTCTGGAGCACGTCGGGATCGAGCGGCTCCGGAGCGTGCTCACAGAGGCTCTTCCAGTCTGCGCGGTCTTCCTGTTTGGCTCGATCCTTCGCCGCGTCGACGGCGTCGACCCACTCCGGCTGGGTGCGCTTGTGGTGCTGGCGAAGGACTTCTTTCGAGAGCTGGGTCCCCTCGTACCCGAAGCGATTCTCGTCGAAGGTGCCGACGACGTCGGCGACGCGAATCTCTCCCTGATAGTACAGACACTCGATCTTGCCGTCCTGGTGGTCGAGCCCGGCGGACGACGCCTGCTTCGTGACGATCCGGTTGACCTCCCGCGCGACGGCTTCGAGGTCCTCGATCTCGGCCGCTCCGGCGATCTCGGCCGCCTCCGGGCGATCGAGGTATCGGTCCGACTCTTCGTACTTCGTGGAGAATTCGACGATCGGCGACTCGAGGTCGACCGCCTCGTCGGGCCACGTATCGAAATCGAGACCGTGGTCGGCCGGGTCGGTCCGTCGACGAAGGCTTGACCCGATCGGGACGTGGTTTCGGAAGACGATCTCGAGCGGGATCAGATAGTTCTCCGTCGCCTCGGCGTGGTAGGCGTCGTAGTCGTAGTCGCGACCTTCGTGGGGCAGGTCGGGGACCTGTGTGAGGTCGATGGCCATCTCTCTGGGCGGTGCCGTCACGTCGGTGAGCGGGACGGTCCGACCGTCCTCGACCACACCCCGGTAGTGGGTCGGGATGCCCGCGGCCTCCAGCCGTTCGAAGTTGTACGCGCCCATCGTACAGAGACTCTCACCTTTCTGCGGTATCTCGTCGGGCATCTTCCCCCAGTCGAACACGGAGTAGTCGTCCGTGAAGACGAACGCCCCGCGGCCGAGGTCGGTCTCGGTCGCCGATTCGTCTATCCGGAATTCCTTGACGCTCGTCATGCGACCACCGCACCCACGACGCGGTCGTACGCCGCGACGTTCGATCGGCCGCCGGCCGGTCCGGTTCGCCCCGCAGCACTCCGCACACCGGGTTCCATATCGAAGCAACTGGGGCCCGCCCCCATCAAAGTTTCAGTGTGGCTCGCGGGTGATTGCTCTCTTCCTGGCACACAGCAGGGGCTTCTGTCCGTACTCCTGCAACGTACGTGGGGGATCACCACGTTTTTGCGTTCACGACGGTTTCACTTCCGTGATGGACGGAGCTACGGGCGCCGGTGACGTGCCCGGTGCGGAGGCGGACGACCGACTGACGGGCGAAGAGGACCTGGACGTCTCGTTCGACGTCGTTCCCGAGACCGACCAGTCGTTCGAGAACGCCCTCGCGAAGGCGCGGGACGGAACCCGATTGACGGTCGACGACGCCGTTGCACTGCTCACCACCGGTACGGACGTGGCGGGGATCGACCGGCGACGAAAGGAACGGGTTCTCGAGGCGGCCGACCGCCGCCGCGAAGCGGTCGTGGGGGACGAAGTTACCTTCGTCGCGAACCTCAACAACAACGTCACGACCGCGTGTAACGTCGGTTGCCTGTTCTGTAACTTCAAGGACGCTGCCCACACGTTCGAGTCCGACTTCGACGCGCCGGCGGGCGTCGAGGTGCCGGGATTCACCAAGACGCCCGCGGAGAGCCGCGAGATCGTCGCCGACGCCGTCGACCGGGGTATCTACGAGGTCACCTCCGTCTCCGGGCTCCATCCCGCGTTCGCCCTCGACGACGAACACCGCGAGATCCTCGAAGGCTACGTCGACGAACACGGCCCCGAGGCGGCTTACCGCGACCTGAACTACAAGTCGCCGGAGACATACGCGACCGACCCCGGTACCTACGTCGATCAGATTCGAGCGATGAGCGTCGACGGCGTCCACGTCCACTCGATGACGCCCGAGGAGGCCGCCCACGCCCGTCGCGGTACCGACTGGTCCTACGAGGAGATCTACCGTCGACTCCACGAGGCGGGTCTCGATACGGTCCCCGGAACGGCCGCCGAGATCCTCGTCGACGAGGTCAGGGACGTCATCTGCCCGGGCAAGATAGATACGCAGGGCTGGCTCGACGCGATGGAGGCCGCCGCCTCCGTGGGGATGGGCCTCACCGCGACGATCATGTACGGTCACGTGGACAACGCCGCACACCGCGCGCTGCACCTGAAGCGGGTTCGAGACCTCCAGGATCGCGTCGACGGCGCGATTACGGAGTTCGTCCCCCTCTCCTTTATCCACCAGAACACGCCACTGTACGAGCACGGCGTCGTCTCCGGCGGTGCTTCCCGGGACGAAGACGAACTCCTCATCGCCGTCTCTCGACTCTTCCTCGACAACGTCGATCACGTCCAGTCGTCGTGGGTGAAGTACGGCGACGAGGGCGGATTGAAGATGCTGTCGTGCGGTGCGGACGACTTCATGGGGACCATCCTCTCTGAGGAGATCACCAAACGTGCGGGCGGTGAGTACGGCGAATTCCGATCGGTTGCGGACTACGTCGAACTGATCACGTCGATCGGTCGGACCCCCGTCGAGCGCTCGACCGACTACGAGCAACGCCGCGTGATCGATCCCGACGAACGTCCGCTCGGTCCCCGACTCGGGCCGAACGCGGACGGGACACCGCTCGTTCGCGAGTGACCGCCGAAGCCGTCCTTCGGTTGCGACGATCCGACCAGCTCCGACGATACCCGGGTTCGAGCGGGTTTCGACGGCCGAAACGATTAGGGCGTTCCCGGCCGGCGGCGATACCGTGACGCTCCGTTCGTTCGTGCGGGAGACGGGGCCGCCGACGTACAGTCTGGCGGTCGTGTCTCCGGAGACCGACCCGCTCCAGGCTATGCTCACGGACGCGTTCGAAGCGCAACCGATCGACGTCGAGAACCGGCCAGACCTGGACCTCGAAGCGGATACGCTCGTCGCGCTCGATGGTGATTCGATCGTCGCGACGTCACCGATGACCGACGTCTACGCGGATCTCCTCGCGGTCAACTCCGATCTCTACGTGACCGGAACGCGCGGACTCGGCGACGTCTCGCTACCGGACGCCCTCGCTGCGCTTAGTGACGCGACGTTCGAGCTTCGTGGCTATCCACTCGCTCACAAAGAGAAGTTCCTCCTGATCACGATCTCTCGGTGTATCGAGCAACTGGCGTGGAAACAGGGATCGGGGACACTCAGAACGGCGTTTCAGGACCTCTCCCGAATCGAGGACGAACTCGGCACCCGCGACGTCTACACCGAACTCGCCTCGACGGCGGTCGACGTACACTGCTACGGACTGACGGGGACGGAACCGGCTGCATCGTTTCCCGACGTCCAGGTGCACACCGGGACGTCCGCACCGTACCGAAACGGCTGGTTCGTGGTCTATCGGCCGACAGCGCCGACGCCGACCGCCGACGCGGCGGCGCTGGTCGCAGTGGAGACGGAGCCGCGGATCTGGGAGGGATTCTGGACGTACTCTCGTGACCGGGTGGTGAGAATCGACGAGTACATTGCCGAAGAACTCTGACATCATGTCCGCGTCGCTCGTGCCCGTTGGTCACCGCGTCGTCCCCGCTGGTCACCAGGCCACTCACCTACCTGTCCCCCGGGCGCGCTCACGTAGTCCCTGCGGGCACTCTCACGTGGCGGGCGCGCTCACGTGGTCTCCGACCGCACCCAGGCCGTATCATTTCTGGAACGCGTGACACATCCGGTACGCTTTTACCGTGAGAGCGGGAAGGAACGAGCATGTCACTGACAGCGACGTCGGCCGTGGGCCACGACGAGCGGGCCACGCTGAAGCTCCTCGCGCTCTCCGGCGGGCTCGAGGGCGACGTCAAGATCTCCTGTGCTGATCTCGCCGACCAGCTCGGGGCGTCGAACCAGACCGCCTCGAGGCGCCTCCAGCGACTCGAGAGCGCCGGCCTGATCGAGCGCGACACGGTCAGCGACGGGCAGTGGGTCGTCGTCACGGACGAGGGCGAACACGAACTCCGGACCGCGTACGAAGAGTACCGTCGAATCTTCGAGTCGGCCCCGCAGGTGGATCTCGAGGGAAGTGTCACCAGCGGGATGGGCGAGGGCCGACACTACATTTCGCTGCCGGGCTATCAACGCCAGTTCGAAGATCGGCTCGGATACGACCCCTTCCCCGGGACGCTCAACGTCGAACTTCGCGGTGAGAGCGTTCGCCGCCGCCGCGCGATGGACGCAGTCGAACCGGTCCCGATCGACGGCTGGGAGGACGACGAGCGCACCTACGGCCCCGCGGTCTGTCACCCGGCTACCGTCGAGACGACCGACGGCGAAACCTACACCGAGACCCACACGATAGCGCCGGAGCGAACGCATCACGACGAGGATCAACTCGAGCTCATCGCTCCCGAGAAGCTGCGCGACGTCCTCGACCTGACCGATGGAGACCAGGTGATCGTCCATGTCGGAGACGACTGAGATGTCCGGCGGCCAGACCGGCGCCACCGACCTAGAGCGCGCCATCGACGCGTTCGCCCGTGGCGACCCCGTCTGTGTCCACGACGCCGCCGACCGCGAGGGCGAGACCGACCTGATCTATCCGGCCGAGGCCGTCACCCCGTCGGCCGTCTCCCACCTGCGGAACGACGCGGGCGGGCTCGTCTGCGTCGCCGTGCCAGACACCGTCGCGGAGGCGTTCGACCTTCCCTTCTACGCCGAGGCCGTCTCCCACCCCGCCACCGACGATCACGACCTGGGCTACGACGACCGCTCGTCGTTCTCGCTCACGGTCAACCACCGCGAGACCTACACCGGCATCACCGACGACGACCGCTCGCTGACCATCCGCGAACTCGCCGACGCCGCCGCCACACCGACTGCGACCGACTTCGCCGATCACTTCCGCGTTCCCGGCCACGTCCACCTGCTCAGGGGCGCCCCCGAGGGACTCGCCCAGCGCGAGGGCCACACCGAACTCGGCCTCGCGCTCGCCGACGCCGCCGAGACCGACCCCGCCGTCGTCGTCTGCGAGATGCTCGACGACGAAACGGGGGCTGCGACGACCCCACAGGACGCCCGCGCGTACGCCGCTCGA comes from the Halovivax cerinus genome and includes:
- a CDS encoding phosphoribosylaminoimidazolesuccinocarboxamide synthase, with amino-acid sequence MTSVKEFRIDESATETDLGRGAFVFTDDYSVFDWGKMPDEIPQKGESLCTMGAYNFERLEAAGIPTHYRGVVEDGRTVPLTDVTAPPREMAIDLTQVPDLPHEGRDYDYDAYHAEATENYLIPLEIVFRNHVPIGSSLRRRTDPADHGLDFDTWPDEAVDLESPIVEFSTKYEESDRYLDRPEAAEIAGAAEIEDLEAVAREVNRIVTKQASSAGLDHQDGKIECLYYQGEIRVADVVGTFDENRFGYEGTQLSKEVLRQHHKRTQPEWVDAVDAAKDRAKQEDRADWKSLCEHAPEPLDPDVLQTARDMYCAGTNAYTGTAHFEAPALSTAIGAVSRL
- the cofH gene encoding 7,8-didemethyl-8-hydroxy-5-deazariboflavin synthase subunit CofH; protein product: MDGATGAGDVPGAEADDRLTGEEDLDVSFDVVPETDQSFENALAKARDGTRLTVDDAVALLTTGTDVAGIDRRRKERVLEAADRRREAVVGDEVTFVANLNNNVTTACNVGCLFCNFKDAAHTFESDFDAPAGVEVPGFTKTPAESREIVADAVDRGIYEVTSVSGLHPAFALDDEHREILEGYVDEHGPEAAYRDLNYKSPETYATDPGTYVDQIRAMSVDGVHVHSMTPEEAAHARRGTDWSYEEIYRRLHEAGLDTVPGTAAEILVDEVRDVICPGKIDTQGWLDAMEAAASVGMGLTATIMYGHVDNAAHRALHLKRVRDLQDRVDGAITEFVPLSFIHQNTPLYEHGVVSGGASRDEDELLIAVSRLFLDNVDHVQSSWVKYGDEGGLKMLSCGADDFMGTILSEEITKRAGGEYGEFRSVADYVELITSIGRTPVERSTDYEQRRVIDPDERPLGPRLGPNADGTPLVRE
- a CDS encoding DICT sensory domain-containing protein encodes the protein MTLRSFVRETGPPTYSLAVVSPETDPLQAMLTDAFEAQPIDVENRPDLDLEADTLVALDGDSIVATSPMTDVYADLLAVNSDLYVTGTRGLGDVSLPDALAALSDATFELRGYPLAHKEKFLLITISRCIEQLAWKQGSGTLRTAFQDLSRIEDELGTRDVYTELASTAVDVHCYGLTGTEPAASFPDVQVHTGTSAPYRNGWFVVYRPTAPTPTADAAALVAVETEPRIWEGFWTYSRDRVVRIDEYIAEEL
- a CDS encoding CTP-dependent riboflavin kinase, with translation MSLTATSAVGHDERATLKLLALSGGLEGDVKISCADLADQLGASNQTASRRLQRLESAGLIERDTVSDGQWVVVTDEGEHELRTAYEEYRRIFESAPQVDLEGSVTSGMGEGRHYISLPGYQRQFEDRLGYDPFPGTLNVELRGESVRRRRAMDAVEPVPIDGWEDDERTYGPAVCHPATVETTDGETYTETHTIAPERTHHDEDQLELIAPEKLRDVLDLTDGDQVIVHVGDD
- the ribB gene encoding 3,4-dihydroxy-2-butanone-4-phosphate synthase; translation: MSETTEMSGGQTGATDLERAIDAFARGDPVCVHDAADREGETDLIYPAEAVTPSAVSHLRNDAGGLVCVAVPDTVAEAFDLPFYAEAVSHPATDDHDLGYDDRSSFSLTVNHRETYTGITDDDRSLTIRELADAAATPTATDFADHFRVPGHVHLLRGAPEGLAQREGHTELGLALADAAETDPAVVVCEMLDDETGAATTPQDARAYAARHDLVYLEGRDIVEGLC